The genomic interval CCACATTTCGAGGGACGCCTAATTTTATAATATCATCCACCTCGGCATTACGAATTTCATTTACCGATTTAAAATGGTGCAATAGGATTTGTTTCCTTTTCTCACCGACACCCGGAATTTTGTCCAATTCAGAGCGGAACAAATTTTTCCCTCGCAATTGTCTATGAAAAGAAATGGCAAAGCGGTGCACTTCATCTTGAATACGCTGTACAAGGTGAAATTCTTGTGACTTTCGCGGTAAATCAATGGGTGTTGGTGGAGTACCATATAACAATTCACTTGTCTTATGTTTCTCATCTTTTGCCAGTCCACATAAAGGGACATCCAGTCCAAGCTCATTTTCCAGTACGTCCATCGCTGCATTCATCTGTCCTTTTCCCCCGTCGACGATGATTAAATCCGGCAGGGGCTGGTTCTCTTTCAGCACGCGCGTATAGCGGCGGCGAATAACTTCACGCATGGTATCATAATCGTCAGGTCCTTCTACGTTTCTTATTTTATATTTCCGGTATTCTTTTTTATTTGGCCGTCCGTCCGTAAAAACGACCATCGCCGAAACCGGATCCGTTCCCTGAATATTGGAATTGTCAAATGCCTCAATACGGTGCGGCACTTCAATATGGAGAACATCTCCCAGTCTTTCTACAGCCTGGATTGTACGTTCCTCATCTCGTTCGATAAGCGAAAATTTCTCTTCCAACGCAATGGAAGCATTTTTCACTGCCAAATCAACCAACTGTTTTTTCCTTCCGCGAAACGGTGTATGCACATATACTTCCAAAAGGTCCTTCAACAATTCCGTTTCTGTCCCAATCGGTACAAGAATCTGTTTCGGTTTCAAGTGTTGCTGATGAAGATAAAATCTGCCCACATAACTTAAAAATGTGTCTTCCGGGTCATCAAAAAACGGAAAAATAGAAACATCCCGCTCAATTAACTTACCTTGTCGGACAAAGAAAACTTGTACACACATCCAGCCTTTGTCATAACTATATCCAAAAATATCCCGATTGACCTGATCATTCAGAGTCATACGTTGCTGCTCCATAACAGACTCAATATGCTGAATAAGATCACGAAGCTCTTTCGCCCGTTCAAAATTAAGCGACTCACTTGCCTCGTGCATTTTGTTAGTCAAATCTTGCTTAATTGTTTTATGTCCACCATGTAAAAAAGAAGTTATATTGTGGATAATCTCCTTATACGTTTCCTTTGATGCTGGCTTCTCACTGCAAGCCAGACACTGCCCCATATGATAATAAAGACAGACACGGCCCGGCGGATTATTGCATTTACGAAGTGGATACAATTTATCAAGAAGTTTTTTCGTCTCCCTGGCCGCCAGCACGTTCGGATATGGACCGAAATACTTCCCCTTATCCTTTTTAACATTGCGCGTAATTAAGAGTCTTGGATGTCGCTCGGAGGTTATTTTTAAGTATGGGTATGTTTTATCATCTTTTAATAGGACGTTGTATTTTGGATCATACTTTTTGATTAAATTCATTTCTAAAATAAGTGCTTCCATCTCTGAAGTAGTGACAATATATTCAAAGTCCATAATTTCTTGAACCAACCGCTGGGTTTTTTTATCATTTGCTCCAGTAAAATATGACCGAACCCTGTTTTTGAGCTTCTTAGATTTTCCCACATATATCACTGTATTGTTTTTGTCTTTCATCAAATAGCATCCGGGCTGTGATGGAAGTACAGCCAGTTTTTCATTTATTTGCTGGTTCATCGGCAAATTCATCCCCTGTCTATAAGCAATCCCTTGTTACATATCGTAACAAGGGATTGAATAAAACTTTCTATGCGAATATAACCTTATGCGGCATGTTTGTTAATCAAGTCGATTAACGCTTCCTTTGGTTGGAATCCTACGACTTGATCGACCACTTTTCCATCCTTGAATAATAACAATGTTGGAATACTCATTACACCATATTTGCCGGCGGTTTCCTGGTTCTCATCCACATCAAGTTTTACAATTTGCACTTTATCTTCCATTTCACCATCAATTTCTTCCAGAACCGGTGCAATCATTTTGCAAGGTCCACACCATGGTGCCCAGAAATCGGCCAACACTAACCCTTCAGCTACCTGCTCATTGAAATTCTGATCAGTGACATGTTCAATCGCCATTTTCGTTTCCCTCCTCTTTCATAAAACTGTGGCTTTAGTATATCATCGTTATTATGTGCTCGCTAATACTTTGCTTATACAGTTCAAAAACAGTCGGAAACTGTCTGACCCCGGAAGTATCTAACCACCGGGATATCAGAAAAGGGACTCAGTTCAAAGCTACTTCACTTTCTTAATCTCTTCTGTCAACGCCGGGATGACTTCGAAGAGATCTCCAACGATGCCATAATCAGCGACATTAAAAATATTTGATTCGGGATCTTTATTAATGGCCACGATTACCTTTGCATTCGACATGCCGGCAAGGTGCTGAATGGCTCCTGATATACCGACGGCAATATAAAGGTCGGGGGTAACCACTTTGCCAGTCTGACCAATTTGCAGTGAGTAATCGCAGTATTCAGCATCACACGCACCACGGGAAGCCCCTACCGCACCTCCTAAAACTTCTGCAAGTTCATATAAAGGTTTGAATCCATCTTCACTTTTCACACCACGACCACCGGCAACAATCACGTTTGCCTCTGACAAATCAACACCTTCGGAGGCTTTACGGATAACATCCTTAATCACTGTATGAATGTCCTTTACGTCAACATCTTTTGTGGACACTTCCCCAGTTCGTGACGTATCACGTTCAAGCGGCTTAATGTTGTTTGGACGAATCGTTACAAAAGTGAGTCCACTCGTAATTACTTTCTTTTCAAATGCTTTGCCGGAATAAATTGGTCTAATAAATACCGGCCTATCCTCTTGTGTTTCAATGTCAGTGGCATCTGAAATGAGTCCAGATTCAAGCTTACTTGCTATTTTTGGAGTCACATCTTTCCCAATCGCTGTATGTCCCATGACAATAGTGTCCGGCGATTCATCATTCACCACAGCCTTAATCGCCTGTCCATACCCTTCCGATGTATATTCCTTCAAACTCTTATGTGAAACGGTCACAACTCGGTCCGCTCCGTGATAGATCATCTCTTGTGCCTGATCGGCCAGCTCCTTATCACCGCACAACATACCAACGATGTCCCCATCTGTATCGATTTTTTTGGCAGCAGCAATAGCCTCAAACGTTACATTACGTAAAACACCATCTCTTGCTTCTCCTATGACGAGTATTTTTTGACCCATAACCCTTCCCCTTTCTGTTTGTAAGGTTTTACAGTACTTTTTTATCGTCTTTCAGCAGAGATACTAATTCTTTTACCTGTTCGTCAACTTCGCCTTCCAGTATCCGGCCGGCTTCTTTTTCTGGTGGTAGGAATATATCAATAGTTTCCGTTTTTGCCTCAACATCTTCTTCATCAAGGTCTAAATCATCCAATTCCAATTCTTCGAGCGGCTTTTTCTTTGCTTTCATAATCCCCGGAAGTGACGGGTATCTTGGTTCATTCAACCCTTGCTGACAGGTCACTAATAAAGGCAACGTTGTTTCTATTTTCTCCACATCGCCTTCTACATCTTTGTCTATAGCAGCTGTTTCTCCGTCAATTTCTAACGAGGTGATTGTCGTAATGTAGTTGATATCAAGGCTTTCAGCAAGCCGTGGTCCTACTTGTCCGCTAGCCTCGTCTATAGCGACATTTCCGGCAAGTATCAAATCAGCTTCTTTATCGTCGAAGTAGGCTTCAAGAACCTTAGCTGTAGTGAATTGGTCACCATCTTCCAAGTCATCTTCTGTATTGATCAAAACAGCCTTGTCTGCACCCATCGCAAGAGCAGTGCGCAACTGTTTCTCAGCTTCTTCATCACCGACAGTGACAACCGTAACTTCACCGCCGTGTTGATCACGCTGATTTATTGCCTCTTCTACCGCATACTCATCATAAGGGTTAATAATATATTCCGCACCTTCATCCTCGATTTGACCGTCGGATACAACTATTTTCTCTTCCGTATCAAATGTCCTCTTCAGCAGTACATAAATATTCATAGGTCATCCTCCTTATGGTTGACTTTCACATCAATCTGGCGTTACTTCATTACCCAATACACTATTTATCTTTGAAATTCGGTTTGCGCTTGTCAATAAAGGCTTGCACGCCTTCCTTGGCATCCTCCGAGCCAAAAATCTTTGCAAATGCTTCCGACTCCTGCTGGATGCCTTTTTGAAATTGTTCAGTTTTAGCATATGGAATTAATTCCATGACTGAGGTAATAGACAGCTTGCTTTTTGCCGCAATGGTTTCGGCGAGTTCGTATGCCGTGTCAAACACATCTTCTTCCTTTGTAACACGGTTTAGGAGTCCGAACGCTTTAGCTTCATTCCCGCTAATCGGCTCACCACTTAAAATCATCTCATATGCCTTCGCTGATCCGACAAAACGAGGCAGGCGCTGGGTACCGGCAAAGCCGGGAATGATACCGAGTGTTGTCTCTGGAAGCCCAAGTTTAGCGCTATCGGAACCAATGCGGATGTGGCATGCCAACGCCAACTCCAGACCGCCGCCCAAAGCAGCACCGTGTATAGCGGCAATAATTGGAATCGGAAAATGCTCCATTCTGTCAAAAATTTGCTGTCCTTTTTCTGATAGAGACCGATATTCCGATGCGTTTTGCAAAGAAGTGAATTCTTTGATGTCTGCTCCAGCAGAAAAGAATTTACCATCACCTTTAATCACAATAGTCTTGATATTGGTATCGTTTTCAATTTTGTCCAACGTCTCTTCAAGACCGTTTAACAGATTACTAGACAGTGCATTTGCGGGTGGGCTTTGGATAGTCAGCACCGCAATCTGTTTCTCTACTTCATAGTTAATCACAGCCAAATTAATCCCCCTCTCTAATTCTTAACGGAAAGACCATTTGTAATGAACGCATGAACGGCTGGTGCTTGCTTGACAAGATCATATTTTTGCTCATTGATAACCCAATTTGTCACAATCTCATCCAATGTGCCAAAAATCATCTGTCTGGCCAGCGGAACATTCAACCCATCACGAAAAAGTCCTTGCTCCGTTCCTTCTATAATTATATCATCTATAACTGACAAATAGGGTTTTAAAATCTGATTAATTTTCACCCGGAGTGCCGTGTTTGATTGGCGCAGTTCCAGCTGTGTAACAATAGCCAAGTGATGATCTGCCGTTAACTGTCGGAAATGCATTTCAATTAATGTCAGCAACTTATCGTTAGCTTGAACCTTTTCACTGATACTGTAGGCAATTTGTTCAATAAATTGTCCCATTTTTTCTTCAAAAACAGATATCAGGATATCTTCTTTATTTTTGAAATAAAGGTAAATCGTCCCGTCGGCAACTCCCGCTTGTTTAGCGATTTTGGAAATTTGGGAAGCATGGTAACCATTCTCAGCAATCACTTTCACGGCTGCTTCAATAATTTGTTTGTATTTGGGTTTTTGCTTCTTCATGTCTATCCCCTTAATACCTAACATACATAGTGAATGAACAATCATTCATGAGTTAATCTTATAAAGGAAGTTCATGATTGTCAATGATTACTTGTCCGATCATACGTAAAAAAAGAAGATTAAGCCTTTCCATTCATTTGTTCATTTTCTTTTGATCTTCTTCGACTAACTTTCGACGCAAAATCTTGCCTACTGCTGTTTTCGGCAATTCATTGCGAAATTCATAAATTCTTGGCACTTTAAATACGGCAATCCGGTTTCGGCAAAATGTATTCAAATCTTCCTCTGTCACATCATAACCTGAATTCAATACCACATACGCTTTTACTGTTTCTCCGCGGTAAGGGTCTGGAATACCTGCCACGACGGCTTCTTGAACTGCTTCATGCTCATACAGCACTTCTTCTACTTCTCGAGGATAAATATTATAACCACCGGCAATAATCATATCTTTCTTGCGGTCGACAATATAAAAAAACCCATCTTCATCCATATATCCCATGTCTCCGGTGAAAAACCAGCCGTCCTGCACCACTCGATTAGTTTCCTCCTGATTGTTCCAATAGCCTTGCATCACTTGCGGACCTTTAACAACAAGTTCACCAATCTTGCCAGTCTCCGCCGCCTCGCCTGTCTCCATATCAATGATTTTAGCGTCTGTGTCAGGCCAGGGGACACCAATACTGCCAGTAACACGCTTCCCCCAAACGAAATTAGCATGTGTTACCGGTGATGTTTCGGTCAATCCATACCCTTCGACTAGTCTACCATTTGTCTCCTTTTCAAATTGTTCTTGCACATCACCGGGTAATGGGGCTGATCCGCTAATACATGCGTCAATGGATGTCAAGTCGTATTTTTTTAGACTGGGATGGTTCAATAAACCTACATATATGGTAGGTGCGCCAGGGAACATCGTCGGTTTTTGTGTTTGAATGGTTTTCAGAACATCTTCTACATCAAACTTCGGTATTAAAATCATCTTGAAGCCATACATTATGGACAAATTCATGACAACAGTCATTCCGTACACATGAAACAACGGTAATAGGCCTATGATAGATTCTTCTCCCGATGTTGTCCGATGGAGCCAGTGACGCGCCATTTGGCTATTCGTAGTAAGATTGTAATGGGTAAGCATAACCCCCTTGGGATGCCCGGTGGTGCCGCCGGTATATTGCAAAAGCGCCAAATCTTGGTGAGGATCAACTGTCACAGGCGTAAATTGCTCGCTTCCAGTGGTCATTATAACTTTCCATCGATGCGTAATCGCAGACGACTTCACATCGACTATCCGTTTGTATTCTTTGCGTTGAATAAAGGGGTAAATGAAATTTTTAGGAAATGGCAAATAATCCTTAATGCTGGATACGATGACATGTTTCAATGCTGTATTGTTGCGAACACCGGAAACGATTGGAAAAAGCACATCCAAGCAAATAATGAACACTGCTCCGGAATCATTCAATTGATATTCAAGTTCCCGCTCCTTATACAGTGGGTTTGTCTGAACAACGATTCCGCCGGCCATTAAAACACCATAGTAACTAATGACTGACTGCGGACAGTTTGGCAGCATAATAGCTACCCGATCACCTTTTCTAAGCCCTAGGGATTGCAGATAACCTGCTACCTTCTTGGCTTGTGAATAAACAGCAGCAAAGGTAAGTTCCTTCCCCTTAAAATAAAGCGCTCTCTTTTTAGGCGACTGTTTAGCAGTCAGTTCCAGAAACGCATGTAATGGCTTCTCATTATAATTGATAGTAAGTGGAATCTCATCGGGATAATAGGTATGCCAGCATCTTGTTTCGGTCATCATATATCCTCCCTTTACTAATAGCATACTCCTATTATACCGATTAATTAGTATTTTTTGAAACTTTTAACAAAAATTTTTTAAAATGGAGTCACAGTAAATATATGACTCCAATCAGTAAAAAAAGAACAGCTACCACAATCAAATATTTCGCTAATTTATCCAAAAACATATTCACTTCCCCCAATACTCGCTCCAATGACGAACGTTCGTTAAATTGATCAAAGCATTACTATAAGAGCGACTGCTCTAATTCCGATTCCGACATCAATCTTAGTGGAAGGTGTCAAATTATCCTGTTCAAATTCCTTCCAATTTCTTTAGGAGGTCAAAATTTCAATTACCGACAAAGGTACAATCGTGCATAGAACAATGTCATTGTACCTGGCGGCCGTTTCACAAATGCATTTCTCATAAGTCATTGATACTTATGTTTCTTCATTTGCCTTATGTCAATTCCAGGACTGTCACACCGCTTCCTCCTTCACCAGCTTTGCCGGGTCTGGCTGACGAAACGCGTGAATGTTTTCTGGCAGCATCATTGACACCTTTACGGAGTGCACCAGTCCCCTTACCATGAATGATAGAAACCGTTGAATAACCAGCAAGTAACGCATCGTCAAGATACTTCTCAAGTTGTTCCAATGCATCCTCATAACGTTCACCGCGCAAATCAAGCTCAGTCTTCACATGATAACTTGACCCTTTAACAGTTGCCATTGGCTTTTCGGTAACTTTGGGCTGCTGCTGTACAAGCTGTAAATCATTGCGTTTCACTTTCACCTTCATAATGCCTACCTGCACTAGGTATTCTTTGGCATTAACCTTTTCAATGATTGTCCCATTCTGGTTAGCCGACAAGAGCTTAACCTCATCACCAGGCTGGAGCTGCTGTTTTGGCCCGGTTTCCTTTTTGCTGGTGTCAGACTTTTTGGATGACAAGTCCGGTTGTGCTTCTTCCAGCATTTTTTTAGCTTCTATCCATTCATGGTCTTTTAATTGGGCGTCCGTTTTCATGTTCCGTATTTCATCAACGATTGTCTCAGCCTCTTCACGCGCTTTTTGCAATGCTTTCTCTGCTTTTTCTTCCGCTTTTTTATACAATGCTTCTCGCTTATCCTCAAATTGTTTCCATGCTTTTTTAAGATCATCGTGTAGTTTTTCACTTTCCAA from Lentibacillus cibarius carries:
- a CDS encoding electron transfer flavoprotein subunit beta/FixA family protein; this translates as MNIYVLLKRTFDTEEKIVVSDGQIEDEGAEYIINPYDEYAVEEAINQRDQHGGEVTVVTVGDEEAEKQLRTALAMGADKAVLINTEDDLEDGDQFTTAKVLEAYFDDKEADLILAGNVAIDEASGQVGPRLAESLDINYITTITSLEIDGETAAIDKDVEGDVEKIETTLPLLVTCQQGLNEPRYPSLPGIMKAKKKPLEELELDDLDLDEEDVEAKTETIDIFLPPEKEAGRILEGEVDEQVKELVSLLKDDKKVL
- a CDS encoding electron transfer flavoprotein subunit alpha/FixB family protein, giving the protein MGQKILVIGEARDGVLRNVTFEAIAAAKKIDTDGDIVGMLCGDKELADQAQEMIYHGADRVVTVSHKSLKEYTSEGYGQAIKAVVNDESPDTIVMGHTAIGKDVTPKIASKLESGLISDATDIETQEDRPVFIRPIYSGKAFEKKVITSGLTFVTIRPNNIKPLERDTSRTGEVSTKDVDVKDIHTVIKDVIRKASEGVDLSEANVIVAGGRGVKSEDGFKPLYELAEVLGGAVGASRGACDAEYCDYSLQIGQTGKVVTPDLYIAVGISGAIQHLAGMSNAKVIVAINKDPESNIFNVADYGIVGDLFEVIPALTEEIKKVK
- a CDS encoding enoyl-CoA hydratase: MAVINYEVEKQIAVLTIQSPPANALSSNLLNGLEETLDKIENDTNIKTIVIKGDGKFFSAGADIKEFTSLQNASEYRSLSEKGQQIFDRMEHFPIPIIAAIHGAALGGGLELALACHIRIGSDSAKLGLPETTLGIIPGFAGTQRLPRFVGSAKAYEMILSGEPISGNEAKAFGLLNRVTKEEDVFDTAYELAETIAAKSKLSITSVMELIPYAKTEQFQKGIQQESEAFAKIFGSEDAKEGVQAFIDKRKPNFKDK
- a CDS encoding TetR/AcrR family transcriptional regulator, whose translation is MKKQKPKYKQIIEAAVKVIAENGYHASQISKIAKQAGVADGTIYLYFKNKEDILISVFEEKMGQFIEQIAYSISEKVQANDKLLTLIEMHFRQLTADHHLAIVTQLELRQSNTALRVKINQILKPYLSVIDDIIIEGTEQGLFRDGLNVPLARQMIFGTLDEIVTNWVINEQKYDLVKQAPAVHAFITNGLSVKN
- a CDS encoding long-chain-fatty-acid--CoA ligase, translating into MMTETRCWHTYYPDEIPLTINYNEKPLHAFLELTAKQSPKKRALYFKGKELTFAAVYSQAKKVAGYLQSLGLRKGDRVAIMLPNCPQSVISYYGVLMAGGIVVQTNPLYKERELEYQLNDSGAVFIICLDVLFPIVSGVRNNTALKHVIVSSIKDYLPFPKNFIYPFIQRKEYKRIVDVKSSAITHRWKVIMTTGSEQFTPVTVDPHQDLALLQYTGGTTGHPKGVMLTHYNLTTNSQMARHWLHRTTSGEESIIGLLPLFHVYGMTVVMNLSIMYGFKMILIPKFDVEDVLKTIQTQKPTMFPGAPTIYVGLLNHPSLKKYDLTSIDACISGSAPLPGDVQEQFEKETNGRLVEGYGLTETSPVTHANFVWGKRVTGSIGVPWPDTDAKIIDMETGEAAETGKIGELVVKGPQVMQGYWNNQEETNRVVQDGWFFTGDMGYMDEDGFFYIVDRKKDMIIAGGYNIYPREVEEVLYEHEAVQEAVVAGIPDPYRGETVKAYVVLNSGYDVTEEDLNTFCRNRIAVFKVPRIYEFRNELPKTAVGKILRRKLVEEDQKKMNK
- the trxA gene encoding thioredoxin — translated: MAIEHVTDQNFNEQVAEGLVLADFWAPWCGPCKMIAPVLEEIDGEMEDKVQIVKLDVDENQETAGKYGVMSIPTLLLFKDGKVVDQVVGFQPKEALIDLINKHAA
- the uvrC gene encoding excinuclease ABC subunit UvrC: MNQQINEKLAVLPSQPGCYLMKDKNNTVIYVGKSKKLKNRVRSYFTGANDKKTQRLVQEIMDFEYIVTTSEMEALILEMNLIKKYDPKYNVLLKDDKTYPYLKITSERHPRLLITRNVKKDKGKYFGPYPNVLAARETKKLLDKLYPLRKCNNPPGRVCLYYHMGQCLACSEKPASKETYKEIIHNITSFLHGGHKTIKQDLTNKMHEASESLNFERAKELRDLIQHIESVMEQQRMTLNDQVNRDIFGYSYDKGWMCVQVFFVRQGKLIERDVSIFPFFDDPEDTFLSYVGRFYLHQQHLKPKQILVPIGTETELLKDLLEVYVHTPFRGRKKQLVDLAVKNASIALEEKFSLIERDEERTIQAVERLGDVLHIEVPHRIEAFDNSNIQGTDPVSAMVVFTDGRPNKKEYRKYKIRNVEGPDDYDTMREVIRRRYTRVLKENQPLPDLIIVDGGKGQMNAAMDVLENELGLDVPLCGLAKDEKHKTSELLYGTPPTPIDLPRKSQEFHLVQRIQDEVHRFAISFHRQLRGKNLFRSELDKIPGVGEKRKQILLHHFKSVNEIRNAEVDDIIKLGVPRNVAESILSHLKEKGTT